From one Mycobacterium colombiense CECT 3035 genomic stretch:
- a CDS encoding acyl-CoA dehydrogenase family protein produces MSDTHVVTNQVPPLENHNPASSAVLIEALIREGGQWGLDEVNEVGALSATHQAQRWGELADRNRPILHTHDRNGHRIDEVEYDPAYHELMRAAVAHGMHAAPWADERPGAHVVRAAKTSVWTVEPGHICPISMTYAVVPALRCNPELAKVYEPLLTSREYDPELRLATTKPGITAGMSMTEKQGGSDVRAGTTEATPNADGSYRLTGHKWFTSAPMCDIFLVLAQAPGGLSCFMLPRVLPDGTRNRMFLQRLKDKLGNHANASSEVEYDGAIAWLVGEEGRGVPTIIEMVNLTRLDCTLGSATSMRTGLTRAIYHAQHRKAFGAYLIDQPLMRNVLADLAVEAEAATMVAMRMAGATDKAVRGDQREALLRRIGLAASKYWVCKRSTPHAAEALECLGGNGYVEDSGMPRLYREAPLMGIWEGSGNVSALDTLRAMATRPECVEVLFDELADGAGQDRRLADHVDALKKQLGDLETIAYRGRKVAEDICLALQGSLLVRHGHPAVAEAFLTTRLDRRWGGAFGTMPDGLDLAPILERALVKG; encoded by the coding sequence ATGTCGGACACCCACGTCGTCACCAACCAGGTCCCACCCCTGGAAAACCACAACCCGGCCAGCTCCGCGGTGCTCATCGAGGCCCTGATCCGCGAGGGCGGGCAGTGGGGCCTGGACGAGGTCAACGAGGTGGGCGCGCTGTCGGCCACCCACCAGGCCCAGCGCTGGGGTGAGCTCGCCGACCGCAACCGCCCCATCTTGCACACCCACGACCGCAACGGGCACCGCATCGACGAGGTCGAATACGACCCCGCCTACCACGAACTCATGCGCGCGGCCGTCGCCCACGGCATGCACGCCGCGCCCTGGGCCGACGAGCGCCCGGGTGCCCACGTCGTCCGCGCCGCCAAGACCTCGGTGTGGACGGTCGAGCCGGGCCACATCTGCCCGATCTCGATGACGTACGCCGTCGTTCCGGCGCTGCGCTGCAACCCCGAACTGGCCAAGGTGTACGAGCCGCTGCTGACCAGCCGCGAGTACGACCCCGAGCTCAGGCTGGCCACCACCAAGCCCGGCATCACCGCGGGCATGTCGATGACCGAGAAGCAGGGCGGTTCCGACGTGCGCGCGGGCACCACCGAGGCCACCCCCAACGCCGACGGCAGCTACCGCCTCACCGGTCACAAGTGGTTCACCTCGGCGCCGATGTGCGACATCTTCCTGGTGCTGGCGCAGGCGCCGGGCGGACTGTCCTGCTTCATGCTGCCCCGGGTCCTGCCCGACGGCACCCGCAACCGAATGTTCCTGCAGCGCCTCAAGGACAAGCTCGGCAACCACGCCAACGCGTCCAGTGAGGTCGAATACGACGGCGCGATCGCGTGGCTGGTGGGGGAGGAGGGGCGCGGCGTGCCCACCATCATCGAGATGGTCAACCTCACCCGGCTGGACTGCACGCTGGGCAGCGCCACCAGCATGCGCACCGGCCTGACCCGGGCGATCTACCACGCCCAGCATCGAAAGGCCTTCGGCGCCTACCTGATCGACCAACCGCTGATGCGCAACGTGCTGGCCGACCTTGCCGTCGAGGCGGAGGCGGCCACCATGGTCGCGATGCGGATGGCCGGCGCCACCGACAAGGCCGTGCGCGGCGACCAGCGCGAAGCGCTGCTGCGCCGCATCGGGCTGGCGGCCAGCAAGTACTGGGTGTGCAAGCGTTCCACCCCGCACGCCGCCGAGGCCCTGGAATGCCTGGGCGGCAACGGCTACGTCGAGGACTCCGGCATGCCGCGGCTGTACCGGGAGGCGCCGCTGATGGGCATCTGGGAGGGCTCGGGCAACGTCAGCGCGCTGGACACGTTGCGCGCCATGGCAACTCGTCCCGAGTGCGTCGAGGTGCTGTTCGACGAGCTGGCCGACGGCGCTGGGCAGGACCGGCGGCTGGCCGACCACGTTGACGCGCTGAAGAAGCAACTCGGCGACCTGGAGACCATCGCCTACCGCGGCCGCAAGGTCGCCGAAGACATCTGCCTGGCGCTGCAGGGCTCGCTGCTGGTGCGCCACGGCCACCCGGCCGTAGCCGAGGCTTTCCTGACCACCCGGCTGGACCGACGGTGGGGCGGCGCCTTCGGCACCATGCCGGACGGGCTCGACCTCGCACCGATTCTGGAGCGGGCGCTGGTAAAGGGCTGA
- a CDS encoding crotonase/enoyl-CoA hydratase family protein, producing MTHAIRPVDFDNLKTMTYEVTDRVARITFNRPDKGNAIVADTPLELSALVERADLDPNVHVILVSGRGEGFCAGFDLSAYADRTGSAGGTGAYQGTVLDGKTQAVNHLADQPWDPMIDYQMMSRFVRGFSSLMHADKPTVVKIHGYCVAGGTDIALHADQVIAAADAKIGYPPTRVWGVPAAGLWAHRLGDQRAKRLLFTGDCITGAQAAEWGWAVEAPDPADLDERTERLVERIAAVPVNQLIMVKLALNSALLQQGVATSRMVSTVFDGVARHTPEGHAFVADAVEHGFREAVRHRDEPFGDHGRRASGV from the coding sequence ATGACTCACGCGATCAGGCCAGTCGACTTCGACAACCTCAAGACGATGACCTACGAGGTCACCGATCGGGTTGCGCGCATCACGTTCAACCGGCCGGACAAGGGCAACGCGATCGTCGCGGACACCCCGCTGGAACTCTCGGCGTTGGTGGAGCGCGCCGACCTCGACCCGAACGTGCACGTCATCCTGGTGTCCGGTCGAGGCGAGGGCTTCTGCGCGGGCTTCGACCTGAGCGCCTACGCCGATCGCACCGGCTCGGCCGGCGGCACCGGTGCCTATCAGGGCACCGTGCTGGACGGAAAGACCCAGGCGGTCAACCATCTGGCCGATCAGCCGTGGGACCCGATGATCGACTACCAGATGATGAGTCGCTTCGTGCGCGGCTTCTCCAGCCTCATGCACGCCGACAAGCCGACGGTGGTCAAGATCCACGGCTACTGCGTGGCCGGCGGCACCGACATCGCGCTGCATGCCGACCAGGTGATCGCCGCCGCCGACGCCAAGATCGGCTACCCGCCGACCCGGGTGTGGGGCGTCCCGGCGGCCGGGCTGTGGGCGCACCGCCTGGGTGATCAGCGCGCGAAAAGGCTGTTGTTCACCGGTGATTGCATCACCGGAGCGCAGGCCGCCGAGTGGGGATGGGCGGTCGAGGCGCCGGACCCGGCGGACCTCGACGAGCGCACCGAGCGGCTGGTCGAGCGGATCGCCGCGGTGCCGGTCAACCAGCTGATCATGGTCAAGCTCGCGCTGAATTCCGCTCTGCTGCAACAGGGGGTGGCCACCAGCCGGATGGTCAGCACGGTGTTCGACGGGGTGGCCCGGCATACGCCCGAGGGGCACGCGTTCGTCGCCGACGCCGTCGAGCACGGGTTCCGCGAGGCGGTGCGGCACCGGGACGAACCGTTCGGCGACCACGGCCGCCGCGCGTCCGGGGTGTAG
- a CDS encoding PaaX family transcriptional regulator C-terminal domain-containing protein produces MPDMTARSVVLSVLLGAHPAHARASELVRLTSDFGIKESTLRVALTRMVGAGDLIRSADGYRLSDRLLARQERQDAAIDPRVHPWNGEWVTLIVTSVGNDARTRAALRTTLHDKRFGELREGVWMRPDNIEAEPGPEIAAQARVLRARDDDPAGLAAQLWDLPAWAQNGHRLLDEMASAPDIPARFLVAAATVRHLLTDPVLPDELLPADWPGARLRAAYHDFAAELLRRREPLFAEAT; encoded by the coding sequence ATGCCGGACATGACGGCGCGGTCGGTGGTGCTCAGCGTCCTGCTCGGCGCTCACCCCGCGCACGCCCGGGCCAGCGAATTAGTCAGGCTCACATCGGATTTCGGCATCAAGGAGTCGACCCTGCGGGTGGCGTTGACCCGCATGGTCGGTGCGGGCGACCTGATCCGCTCCGCCGACGGCTACCGGCTCTCCGATCGCCTGCTGGCCCGTCAGGAGCGCCAGGACGCCGCCATCGACCCGCGGGTGCACCCCTGGAACGGCGAGTGGGTCACGCTGATCGTGACCAGCGTCGGAAATGACGCGCGCACCCGCGCGGCGCTGCGAACCACCTTGCACGACAAGCGCTTCGGTGAGCTCCGCGAGGGGGTGTGGATGCGGCCCGACAACATCGAGGCCGAACCCGGCCCCGAAATCGCCGCCCAGGCGCGGGTGCTGCGGGCGCGCGACGACGACCCCGCCGGGCTGGCCGCGCAGCTGTGGGACCTGCCGGCCTGGGCCCAGAACGGTCATCGGCTGCTCGACGAGATGGCCAGCGCGCCAGATATTCCCGCCCGTTTCCTGGTGGCCGCAGCGACGGTGCGCCACCTGCTCACCGACCCGGTGCTGCCCGACGAGCTGCTGCCGGCCGACTGGCCGGGCGCCCGGTTGCGGGCGGCCTACCACGACTTCGCCGCCGAACTGCTGCGGCGGCGCGAACCACTATTTGCGGAGGCGACATGA
- a CDS encoding DUF3060 domain-containing protein yields the protein MPANIRDRSLRLAVLAMTPAAAALVLAGCSSTANPPAGSSTTTTKSSATTSAGAAPTTGSSGASTTASIEIGNTINYGSMGTTTTLDCASGKSLNVGGSDNNLTVTGTCETATVSGTNNKITFDKVNTRITVLGMNNTITYKDGDPKVDKIGQSNTINKGS from the coding sequence ATGCCCGCCAACATCCGTGACCGCTCGCTGCGCCTGGCCGTGCTCGCCATGACACCGGCCGCGGCGGCCCTGGTACTGGCCGGCTGCAGTTCGACGGCCAACCCGCCCGCGGGGTCCTCGACGACCACCACCAAGAGCAGCGCGACGACCAGTGCCGGCGCGGCGCCGACGACGGGCTCGAGCGGGGCGAGCACCACCGCGTCCATCGAGATCGGCAACACGATCAACTACGGATCGATGGGCACCACCACCACCCTGGACTGCGCCAGCGGCAAGTCGCTGAACGTCGGCGGGTCGGACAACAACCTGACCGTCACCGGCACCTGCGAGACGGCCACGGTCAGCGGCACCAACAACAAGATCACCTTCGACAAGGTGAACACCCGCATCACCGTGCTGGGGATGAACAACACCATCACCTATAAGGACGGCGACCCCAAGGTCGACAAGATCGGCCAGAGCAACACGATCAACAAGGGCAGCTGA
- a CDS encoding DUF3060 domain-containing protein, whose amino-acid sequence MKWTTVAGSLATCVIAVVALPGIAQAKNGDTHVIGEDIEQTVDCNDATLMVNGSGITVTALGNCYAVTVMGSSNTVIADSVSHDITVYGYNQTVFYKSGQPALWDRGRELGMTNRLQQVPG is encoded by the coding sequence GTGAAGTGGACGACTGTCGCCGGGTCACTGGCCACCTGTGTCATCGCCGTCGTCGCCCTGCCGGGGATTGCGCAGGCCAAAAACGGTGACACCCACGTGATCGGGGAGGACATCGAGCAGACCGTCGACTGCAACGACGCCACGCTGATGGTCAACGGCAGCGGCATCACCGTCACCGCGCTGGGCAACTGCTACGCCGTGACGGTGATGGGCTCGTCGAACACCGTCATCGCCGACTCCGTCTCGCACGACATCACCGTGTACGGCTACAACCAGACGGTGTTCTACAAGAGCGGTCAGCCCGCCCTGTGGGACCGCGGCCGCGAACTGGGCATGACCAACCGGCTCCAGCAGGTGCCGGGCTAA
- a CDS encoding TetR/AcrR family transcriptional regulator, which produces MAAPPDPPPAAGRQRAGRPASRPAKLSRDGIIDGALTFLDREGWDALTINALAMQLGTKGPSLYNHVDSLEDLRRAVRIRVIDDIITMLNRVGQGRARDDAVLVMAGAYRSYAHHHPGRYSAFTRMPFGGDDPEYTAATRGAAAPVIAVLSSYGLDGEAAFHASLEFWSALHGFVLLEMTGVMDEIDTDALFSDMVLRLAAGLERRTATDGARY; this is translated from the coding sequence ATGGCAGCTCCACCGGATCCGCCACCGGCGGCCGGGCGCCAGCGCGCGGGTCGGCCCGCTTCCCGTCCGGCCAAGCTGAGCCGGGACGGTATCATCGACGGCGCCCTGACGTTCCTGGACCGCGAGGGCTGGGACGCGCTGACCATCAACGCGCTGGCGATGCAGTTGGGCACCAAGGGGCCGTCGCTGTACAACCACGTCGACAGCCTGGAAGACCTGCGGCGCGCGGTGCGGATCCGCGTCATCGACGACATCATCACCATGCTCAACCGCGTGGGCCAGGGCCGCGCCCGCGACGACGCGGTGCTGGTGATGGCCGGGGCCTACCGCAGCTACGCCCACCATCACCCGGGCCGCTACTCGGCCTTCACCCGGATGCCGTTCGGCGGCGACGATCCCGAGTACACCGCCGCCACCCGCGGCGCGGCCGCGCCGGTGATCGCGGTGCTGTCCTCCTACGGTCTGGACGGCGAGGCGGCGTTCCACGCGTCGCTGGAGTTCTGGTCCGCGCTGCACGGCTTTGTATTGCTGGAGATGACGGGCGTGATGGACGAGATCGACACCGACGCGCTGTTCTCCGACATGGTGCTGCGGCTGGCGGCCGGCCTGGAAAGGCGCACCGCCACCGATGGCGCGCGCTACTAG
- the rpsL gene encoding 30S ribosomal protein S12, producing the protein MPTIQQLVRKGRRDKVAKVKTAALKGSPQRRGVCTRVYTTTPKKPNSALRKVARVKLTSQVEVTAYIPGEGHNLQEHSMVLVRGGRVKDLPGVRYKIIRGSLDTQGVKNRKQARSRYGAKKEKS; encoded by the coding sequence ATGCCAACCATTCAGCAGCTGGTCCGCAAGGGTCGCCGCGACAAGGTCGCGAAGGTCAAGACCGCGGCCCTGAAGGGCAGCCCGCAGCGCCGTGGCGTATGCACCCGCGTGTACACCACCACCCCGAAGAAGCCGAACTCGGCGCTTCGGAAGGTCGCTCGCGTGAAGCTGACGAGCCAGGTTGAGGTCACCGCCTACATTCCCGGCGAGGGCCACAACCTGCAGGAGCACTCGATGGTGCTGGTGCGCGGCGGTCGTGTGAAGGACCTGCCCGGTGTCCGGTACAAGATCATCCGCGGTTCGCTCGACACCCAGGGTGTCAAGAACCGCAAGCAGGCTCGCAGCCGTTACGGCGCCAAGAAGGAGAAGAGCTGA
- the rpsG gene encoding 30S ribosomal protein S7 produces MPRKGPAPKRPLVNDPVYGSQLVTQLVNKVLLDGKKSLAERIVYGALENAREKTGTDPVITLKRAMDNVKPSLEVRSRRVGGATYQVPVEVRPDRSVTLALRWLVSFSKQRREKTMVERLANEILDASNGLGAAVKRREDTHKMAEANRAFAHYRW; encoded by the coding sequence ATGCCGCGCAAGGGGCCCGCGCCGAAGCGCCCGTTGGTCAACGACCCGGTCTACGGGTCGCAGCTGGTGACGCAGCTGGTGAACAAGGTGCTGCTGGACGGGAAGAAATCGCTGGCCGAACGCATTGTTTATGGAGCGCTCGAGAACGCTCGGGAAAAGACGGGTACCGACCCGGTGATCACCCTCAAGCGCGCAATGGACAACGTCAAGCCCTCCCTCGAGGTGCGCAGCCGCCGCGTCGGTGGCGCTACGTACCAGGTCCCGGTCGAGGTGCGTCCGGATCGCTCCGTGACGCTGGCACTGCGTTGGTTGGTCAGCTTCTCCAAGCAACGCCGCGAGAAGACCATGGTCGAGCGGCTGGCCAACGAGATCCTGGATGCCAGCAATGGCCTCGGTGCCGCCGTCAAGCGGCGCGAGGACACCCACAAGATGGCCGAGGCCAACCGCGCCTTCGCGCACTATCGCTGGTAG
- the fusA gene encoding elongation factor G produces MAQKDVLTDLTKVRNIGIMAHIDAGKTTTTERILYYTGISYKIGEVHDGAATMDWMEQEQERGITITSAATTCFWKDNQINIIDTPGHVDFTVEVERSLRVLDGAVAVFDGKEGVEPQSEQVWRQADKYDVPRICFVNKMDKIGADFYFSVKTMEERLGANAIPIQLPVGSEGDFEGIVDLVEMNAKVWRGETKLGETYDTIEIPAELAEKADEYRTKLLEAVAETDEALLEKYLGGEELTVEEIKGAIRKLTISSEAYPVLCGSAFKNKGVQPMLDAVIDYLPSPLDVPPAVGHVPGKEDEEVTRNPSTDEPFSALAFKVATHPFFGKLTYVRVYSGKVDSGSQVINATKGKKERLGKLFQMHSNKENPVETASAGHIYAVIGLKDTTTGDTLSDPNQQVVLESMTFPDPVIEVAIEPKTKSDQEKLSLSIQKLAEEDPTFKVHQDAETGQTVIGGMGELHLDILVDRMRREFKVEANVGKPQVAYKETIRRVAEKVEFTHKKQTGGSGQFAKVLINLEPFHGEDGATYEFENKVTGGRIPREYIPSVDAGAQDAMQYGVLAGYPLVNLKVTLLDGAFHEVDSSEMAFKIAGSQVLKKAAQQAQPVILEPIMAVEVTTPEDYMGDVIGDLNSRRGQIQAMEERSGARVVKAHVPLSEMFGYVGDLRSKTQGRANYSMVFDSYAEVPANVSKEIIAKATGQ; encoded by the coding sequence GTGGCACAGAAGGACGTGCTGACCGACCTCACCAAGGTCCGCAACATCGGCATCATGGCGCACATCGACGCCGGCAAGACGACGACGACCGAGCGCATCCTCTACTACACCGGTATCAGCTACAAGATCGGTGAGGTGCACGACGGCGCCGCCACCATGGACTGGATGGAGCAGGAGCAGGAGCGGGGGATCACCATCACCTCCGCGGCTACCACCTGCTTCTGGAAAGACAACCAGATCAACATCATCGACACCCCGGGCCACGTCGACTTCACCGTCGAGGTGGAGCGCAGCCTGCGCGTGCTCGACGGTGCCGTGGCCGTGTTCGACGGCAAGGAGGGTGTCGAGCCGCAGTCCGAGCAGGTCTGGCGGCAGGCCGACAAGTACGACGTCCCGCGCATCTGCTTCGTCAACAAGATGGACAAGATCGGCGCCGACTTCTACTTCTCGGTGAAGACCATGGAGGAGCGCCTCGGCGCCAACGCCATCCCGATCCAGCTGCCCGTCGGCTCCGAGGGTGACTTCGAGGGCATCGTCGACCTGGTCGAGATGAACGCCAAGGTGTGGCGCGGCGAGACGAAGCTGGGCGAGACGTACGACACCATCGAGATCCCGGCCGAGCTGGCCGAGAAGGCCGACGAGTACCGCACCAAGCTGCTCGAGGCCGTCGCCGAGACCGACGAGGCGCTGCTGGAGAAGTACCTGGGTGGCGAGGAGCTCACGGTCGAGGAGATCAAGGGCGCCATCCGCAAGCTGACCATCAGCTCGGAGGCCTACCCGGTGCTGTGCGGCAGCGCGTTCAAGAACAAGGGCGTGCAGCCCATGCTGGACGCCGTCATCGACTACCTGCCCTCGCCGCTGGACGTGCCGCCGGCCGTCGGCCACGTGCCGGGCAAGGAGGACGAAGAGGTCACCCGCAACCCGTCGACCGACGAGCCGTTCTCCGCGCTGGCGTTCAAGGTCGCGACCCACCCGTTCTTCGGCAAGCTGACCTACGTCCGGGTGTACTCGGGCAAGGTCGACTCCGGCAGCCAGGTCATCAACGCCACCAAGGGCAAGAAGGAGCGGCTGGGCAAGCTGTTCCAGATGCACTCCAATAAGGAGAACCCGGTGGAGACCGCCTCGGCCGGTCACATCTATGCGGTGATCGGGCTCAAGGACACCACCACCGGTGACACGCTGAGCGACCCGAACCAGCAGGTCGTCCTCGAGTCGATGACCTTCCCCGACCCGGTCATCGAGGTGGCCATCGAGCCCAAGACGAAGAGCGACCAGGAGAAGCTGAGCCTGTCGATCCAGAAGCTCGCCGAGGAAGACCCGACCTTCAAGGTGCACCAGGACGCAGAGACCGGCCAGACCGTGATCGGCGGCATGGGCGAGCTGCACCTGGACATCCTGGTCGACCGCATGCGGCGTGAGTTCAAGGTCGAGGCGAACGTCGGCAAGCCGCAGGTGGCCTACAAGGAGACCATCCGGCGCGTGGCGGAGAAGGTCGAGTTCACCCACAAGAAGCAGACGGGTGGCTCGGGCCAGTTCGCGAAGGTGCTGATCAACCTCGAGCCGTTCCACGGCGAGGACGGTGCGACCTACGAGTTCGAGAACAAGGTCACCGGTGGCCGTATCCCGCGTGAGTACATCCCGTCGGTGGACGCCGGAGCCCAGGACGCGATGCAGTACGGCGTGCTGGCCGGCTACCCGCTGGTGAACTTGAAGGTCACCCTGCTCGACGGGGCTTTCCACGAGGTCGACTCGTCGGAGATGGCCTTCAAGATCGCCGGTTCCCAGGTGCTGAAAAAGGCTGCGCAGCAAGCCCAGCCGGTGATCCTGGAACCGATCATGGCCGTCGAGGTCACCACGCCCGAGGACTACATGGGCGACGTGATCGGCGACCTGAACTCTCGCCGTGGCCAGATCCAGGCCATGGAGGAGCGAAGCGGTGCGCGCGTCGTCAAGGCGCATGTGCCGCTGTCGGAGATGTTCGGCTACGTCGGCGACCTGCGGTCCAAGACCCAAGGCCGGGCGAACTACTCCATGGTTTTCGATTCGTACGCCGAAGTGCCGGCCAACGTGTCAAAGGAGATCATCGCGAAGGCGACGGGCCAGTAA
- the tuf gene encoding elongation factor Tu — protein MAKAKFERTKPHVNIGTIGHVDHGKTTLTAAITKVLHDKYPALNESRAFDQIDNAPEERQRGITINISHVEYQTEKRHYAHVDAPGHADYIKNMITGAAQMDGAILVVAATDGPMPQTREHVLLARQVGVPYILVALNKADMVDDEELLELVEMEVRELLAAQEFDEDAPVVRVSALKALEGDAKWVESVEQLMEAVDESIPDPVRETEKPFLMPVEDVFTITGRGTVVTGRVERGIINVNEEVEIVGIKPTSTKTTVTGVEMFRKLLDQGQAGDNVGLLLRGIKREDVERGQVVTKPGTTTPHTEFEGQVYILSKDEGGRHTPFFNNYRPQFYFRTTDVTGVVTLPEGTEMVMPGDNTNISVKLIQPVAMDDGLRFAIREGGRTVGAGRVVKIIK, from the coding sequence GTGGCGAAGGCGAAGTTCGAGCGGACGAAGCCGCACGTCAACATCGGGACCATTGGTCACGTTGACCACGGCAAGACCACGCTGACCGCGGCTATCACCAAGGTTCTGCACGACAAGTACCCGGCACTCAACGAGTCGCGTGCGTTCGACCAGATCGACAACGCGCCCGAAGAGCGTCAGCGCGGTATCACGATCAACATCTCCCACGTGGAGTATCAGACCGAGAAGCGTCACTACGCCCACGTCGACGCCCCGGGTCACGCCGACTACATCAAGAACATGATCACCGGTGCCGCCCAGATGGACGGCGCGATCCTGGTGGTCGCCGCGACCGACGGCCCGATGCCGCAGACCCGGGAGCACGTGCTGCTGGCCCGTCAGGTCGGTGTGCCCTACATCCTGGTCGCGCTGAACAAGGCCGACATGGTCGACGACGAGGAGCTGCTCGAGCTCGTCGAGATGGAGGTCCGCGAGCTGCTGGCCGCCCAGGAGTTCGACGAGGACGCCCCGGTCGTGCGGGTCTCGGCGCTCAAGGCGCTCGAGGGCGACGCCAAGTGGGTCGAGTCCGTCGAGCAGCTGATGGAGGCCGTCGACGAGTCGATCCCGGACCCGGTCCGCGAGACGGAGAAGCCGTTCCTGATGCCCGTCGAGGACGTCTTCACCATCACCGGTCGTGGCACGGTGGTCACCGGTCGTGTCGAGCGCGGCATCATCAACGTCAACGAAGAGGTCGAGATCGTCGGCATCAAGCCGACCAGCACCAAGACCACCGTCACCGGCGTGGAGATGTTCCGCAAGCTGCTGGACCAGGGTCAGGCCGGCGACAACGTCGGGCTGCTGCTGCGTGGTATCAAGCGTGAGGACGTCGAGCGCGGTCAGGTCGTGACCAAGCCCGGCACCACCACCCCGCACACCGAGTTCGAGGGCCAGGTCTACATCCTGTCCAAGGACGAGGGCGGCCGGCACACGCCGTTCTTCAACAACTACCGTCCTCAGTTCTACTTCCGCACCACCGACGTGACCGGTGTGGTGACGCTGCCGGAGGGTACCGAAATGGTGATGCCCGGTGACAACACCAACATCTCGGTGAAGCTGATCCAGCCCGTCGCCATGGACGACGGTCTGCGGTTCGCGATCCGTGAGGGTGGCCGCACCGTCGGCGCCGGCCGGGTCGTCAAGATCATCAAGTAG
- a CDS encoding PE family protein: protein MSFVQATPEFVAAAAGDLARIGTTISSANTAAFGPTSGVLAPGADEVSASIAALFDAHSQVYQALSAQAAAFHSQFVQLMNGGAAQYAFAEAANTSPLQSAAGPASVAAQVPAVSAGAVGTSAPTAPAGRWPRRWRRPRPR from the coding sequence ATGTCGTTCGTTCAGGCGACGCCCGAATTCGTCGCGGCGGCCGCCGGGGATCTGGCCAGGATCGGCACGACGATCAGCTCTGCCAACACCGCCGCGTTCGGCCCGACATCGGGCGTGCTGGCGCCCGGCGCCGACGAGGTGTCGGCGAGTATCGCCGCGCTCTTCGACGCGCACTCCCAGGTCTATCAGGCGCTCAGCGCCCAGGCAGCCGCGTTCCACAGCCAGTTCGTCCAGCTGATGAATGGCGGTGCGGCGCAGTATGCCTTCGCCGAGGCGGCCAACACCTCGCCCTTGCAGTCGGCGGCGGGCCCGGCGTCGGTGGCGGCTCAGGTGCCGGCGGTGAGCGCCGGCGCCGTGGGTACGTCCGCGCCGACCGCGCCCGCGGGCCGCTGGCCGCGGCGATGGCGCCGGCCGCGGCCGCGGTGA
- a CDS encoding mycofactocin-coupled SDR family oxidoreductase, with amino-acid sequence MAGQAGSLQGRVAFITGAARGQGRSHAVRLAREGADIIALDICAAASASVTYTPATREDLDETARLVENEGRKSLAREVDVRDDAALRDLVADGIEQFGRLDIVVANAGVLSWGRVWELTDEQWDTVIGVNLTGTWRTLRATVPAMIEAGNGGSIVVVSSSAGIKATPGNGHYSASKHGLTALTNTLAIELGEFGIRVNSIHPYSVDTPMIEPEAMMEIFAKHPTFVHSFPPMPVQPNGFMAADEVADVVAWLAGDGSGTLTGTQIPVDKGALKY; translated from the coding sequence GTGGCTGGACAGGCCGGATCACTGCAGGGGCGGGTCGCGTTCATCACCGGGGCCGCCCGCGGGCAGGGGCGCTCGCACGCGGTGCGGCTGGCCCGCGAGGGCGCCGACATCATCGCGCTGGACATCTGCGCGGCGGCATCCGCCAGCGTGACGTACACGCCGGCCACCCGCGAAGACCTCGACGAGACCGCCCGCCTGGTGGAGAACGAGGGCCGCAAGAGCCTGGCCCGCGAGGTCGACGTCCGCGACGACGCCGCGCTGCGCGACCTGGTGGCCGACGGGATCGAACAGTTCGGCCGGCTCGACATCGTGGTGGCCAACGCCGGAGTGCTGAGCTGGGGCCGCGTTTGGGAGCTCACCGACGAGCAGTGGGACACCGTCATCGGCGTCAACCTGACCGGCACCTGGCGGACGCTGCGCGCCACCGTGCCCGCCATGATCGAGGCGGGAAACGGCGGATCCATCGTCGTGGTCAGCTCGTCGGCGGGCATCAAGGCCACCCCGGGCAACGGCCACTACTCGGCCAGCAAACACGGACTGACGGCGCTGACCAACACGCTGGCCATCGAGCTCGGCGAATTCGGCATCCGGGTCAACTCCATCCACCCGTACTCGGTGGACACCCCGATGATCGAACCCGAGGCGATGATGGAGATTTTCGCCAAGCATCCCACCTTCGTGCACAGCTTTCCGCCAATGCCGGTGCAGCCCAACGGCTTCATGGCCGCCGACGAGGTGGCCGACGTGGTGGCCTGGCTCGCCGGCGACGGCTCGGGCACCCTCACCGGCACCCAGATCCCCGTGGATAAGGGTGCCCTAAAGTACTGA